One part of the Ornithodoros turicata isolate Travis chromosome 2, ASM3712646v1, whole genome shotgun sequence genome encodes these proteins:
- the LOC135384770 gene encoding uncharacterized protein K02A2.6-like, whose amino-acid sequence MCKNNPRMKKGKIKAVTDIFLAEERDGRFVLCPILGQDVQLQVDTGSRHTLLNHQSWIKLGKPKLSPPSYNLQGFNKNPIALKGQGQVEVAYQNRTHHLEIVVTESLHRNLLGREWIEKLGVDLNKLFVGALNTVPSSLTNTLETLRELFKKGLGRCQKVKVHVQLKDGASPKFFKPRPIPFALSSLVENDLERQCKNGVLTPVDYSDWATPIVVVPKPNGAVRVCGDFSVAINPQLDITQYPLPRPEELFAKLNGGQKFSKLDLSEAYLQMELDEEAKKLLVINTHKGLFQFNRMPFGIASAPATFQRTMEQVTTGIDHVACYLDDIIAPGCDDDEHKKHLEAAFKRLKEYGFVLKE is encoded by the coding sequence ATGTGCAAGAACAACCCCAGGATGAAAAAAGGGAAAATCAAAGCTGTCACGGATATATTTCTCGCGGAAGAGAGAGACGGCAGGTTTGTGCTTTGCCCGATTTTAGGACAGGACGTTCAACTGCAAGTTGATACCGGATCTAGACATACACTTCTAAATCACCAGTCATGGATAAAGCTTGGGAAGCCGAAGCTTAGTCCACCTTCGTATAACTTGCAAGGTTTCAACAAAAATCCAATTGCTCTCAAGGGTCAAGGGCAGGTAGAAGTTGCATACCAAAATCGAACCCATCACCTGGAGATTGTGGTTACTGAGTCTCTCCACAGAAAtcttcttggcagagaatggaTTGAGAAGTTGGGAGTTGATCTTAACAAGCTGTTTGTGGGAGCTCTGAATACCGTACCCTCTTCTCTGACTAATACCTTAGAGACTCTTAGGGAATTGTTCAAGAAAGGCTTGGGCAGATGCCAAAAGGTCAAAGTGCACGTTCAACTCAAAGATGGCGCGTCCCCGAAGTTTTTCAAACCAAGGCCCATTCCGTTCGCATTAAGTTCCTTGGTTGAAAACGACTTGGAGAGACAGTGCAAAAATGGAGTTCTGACACCGGTAGATTATTCAGATTGGGCGACACCAATTGTAGTTGTACCTAAACCTAACGGCGCAGTGCGCGTTTGTGGCGATTTTAGTGTAGCGATAAACCCCCAACTGGATATCACACAGTATCCGCTCCCTAGACCAGAAGAACTTTTCGCTAAGCTCAATGGAGGCCAAAAGTTCTCAAAACTCGATCTTTCGGAAGCCTACCTACAAATGGAGCTAGACGAAGAAGCGAAGAAGCTACTAGTCATCAATACACATAAGGGCTTATTTCAGTTTAACCGAATGCCTTTCGGGATCGCTTCGGCACCGGCAACCTTTCAACGCACCATGGAGCAAGTCACAACAGGGATAGATCATGTAGCCTGCTATCTAGACGACATTATTGCGCCGGGCTGCGATGATGACGAACATAAAAAACATCTCGAAGCTGCGTTCAAAAGGCTCAAGGAATATGGTTTTGTATTGAAAGAGTAA